Within Micavibrio sp. TMED2, the genomic segment GTTTACCGCATCGATGATCCACTGACCGGCCCTCGCCAGATCGCTTCACTGTTCAACAAGGACGCGATTGTTTCCATCGAGGCGCGCGGTGTTCAGACCCGCATCCTGCTGCCACAGGCCGTACCAGCCCGCGGTGTTCAGGGCGCAGAGGAAATTGTGCGCAAAACCGCTTAAGGTTTCGCGTTCAAGTCGAACGACAAACAGATTTCACCTAGTTGGTGATGAGCAGGGCGAGCCAGTCAAGGCTCGCCCTGATGTCTTCCGGGCGCAGGGTTGCCCAGCAACCGGCAAGCGCCAGCATCGGTCCGAATGGCTTGTGCTCTTCTGATTTGACGCGCAGCAGGGCCATGACCGCAAAGATCAGCAGGCCGATAATGGCGGCAAGCGCTGCGGTCAGGAACACATACTCGATCCCGACCCATGCGCCGATACCGGCCATCAGCTTCACATCACCGCCGCCGATACCCATAATCCCACGCAGACGCCAATAGGCTTCCTGCAATATCCAGAGAAAGGCGAACCCGGCTGCCGCGCCGAAGATGCTGTAGCTGGCAGAGATCGGCAGCAAGCCACTGGCGGCGGCAATCAGCCCACCCCAGATCAGCGGATAGGTCAGCCGATCCGGCAGGGTCATGTGCTTGAGGTCTGAGAGGCTCATGGTGACATAGCACCAGGCGGCAAACATATAGGCGAGAGTTGACCAGTTCGGTCCATAGCGCAGCGCGATCAGGGCAAACAGCAGCGCGCACAGCCATTCGGTTACCGGTGCGCTGATCGGCACCTTGAAGCCGCAGCTGCTGCACTGGCCACGTACCGCAAACCAGCCAAAGCCGGGCATGCGTTCAATGGCATTCAGGGAACGGCCGCAGCCCTCACACCGGCTGGCTGGCCACCAGAGGCCCATTTCCTCTTCCAGTTCGCGGCCCTCATCCTCTGCGGCGGCAAGCTGGCCGAGGCGGTCACCGGCAACAGTGGCAAAGCCACCAAAAATCAACCCGACCAGTGCAGAGAAGATAATCAGGATGGTCGGCTGTGCGAGGGCGAAGTGCAGGGCTTCGAGAAATTCGGTCATGGGACAGCGGGTGCAGGCTGGAATGCAACGGTAACCCGACTATCGCTAACCGATCTCGAATGGCGATGCGATTGGTTTTTTCGGGCGGCCCGGCTTAATTCTGGTTCTCTTGCGCGGCTTTCAATGCCTCAAGCTGACGAATGGTCAGGTCCTCAAGGGTTTTCATGCGCTGGTTCAGAGTATCAATCCCGCGCTGTTCGGGGGATTGCAGGCGGCTGATTACTGCGTCGCAGCCGTCGCTCGGCTCACGACGCTGATACTTGGTCAATGTCTCATAATAGAGCTGCTGGGATTTGACGAAATCCGTTCGGCTCTCGCTCGCCCCCGAAATTTGGGAGTTGAATTCCCGAGTCAGCACCTCGACCCGTGACGGGTCAAGCTGGCAATACTTGGCCGCAGCCATTTCCCGACCAAGGCTCTTAGCCAGCCTTTCGGCATCATCCCGGGCTTCCGCCGGTGCCACGCTTAAGAGCAGAACCGCAGCGGTGGCGGCAGAAATGCTGAGGCAGAAGCGGCGGGTTGATGGTCTCGCGAGTGACATTTTCAAAGCCTTTTGGGGATTGTTGTGACTTTATACTGGCTGTTTCCGTCAGACAGTCTAAAACATGCCCGACAAATGCAAAAGCATCCGTCGCAGATGATGCCAGCAATGATGTGTTATCATGGCGGCAGATCAAGGATGCCTGCTTAATCGACGATAACGTGCCGGGATACTGCCGACCATCAGGTCTGGTAATATATGCTGGCGTTCATACATATCAACTGACCCATTTGTTAGGACCGAAGGACTAGATGGCTAAAGAAGACCTTATGGAATTCAATGGTACGGTGGCAGAACTGCTCCCCAATGCCATGTTCCGCGTAAAGCTTGATAACGACCACGAGATACTGGCGCATACCTCCGGGAAAATGCGCAAGAACCGTATCCGCGTACTGGCCGGTGACCGCGTGACGGTTGAGATGACCCCGTATGATCTGACCAAGGGTCGGATTACCTTCCGCTTCAAGTAAGCGACGAGACCACGCCCGTGTTGGCGTGGATCATTCCCGTTTCAAGCGCCCGGCCTGTCCCGTGCGCGACGTGTTTCCGAGCAACCGTTATGGCCAGTCATCCGTCTCCCGCGCTTGTGCTGGCCTCGGCCTCGCCGCGGCGTGTTGATCTGCTGCAGCAGATCGGCATTGCGCCCGACCGTATTCTGCCCGCCGATATTGACGAGAGCCCGCTGCGTGGGGAGCTGCCGATTGATCATGCCCGACGCTTGGCCGCTGGCAAGGCCGAGGCGGTGCTGAGCGCCTTGCAAACGGCGGCTGATCTGCCGACACCCTATATCGTGCTGGCCGGCGATACTGTTGTCGCCCTCGGACGCCGTATCCTGCCCAAGGCCGAAACCGACCGCGATGTTGCCGATTGTCTTACCTTGCTGTCCGGACGCAATCACCGGGTGCTGTCGGCGGTGCATATGCTGACCAGTGACGGGCGTTCTGCATCCCGGCTGGTGGCAACCAAGGTTACCTTCAAGCGCCTGAGCGATCAGGAGAGCGCCGCCTATGTCACCTCGGGCGAGGGGCTGGGCAAGGCGGGCGGCTATGCCATTCAGGGGCGGGCCGCCGGTTTTATCAGCGGCATGAGCGGCTCCTATACCGGCGTTGTCGGTCTGCCCTTATTTGAAACCAGTCAGATGCTCAGCGGGCTGGGCTACAGGAACAGCAATGCGACCTAGTCTTGTCTTCGATGCCGAAAACGGCTTTCAGCGGGCGGCGGCAGTTTCCGCGCAAGGCCATCTGCTTGATCTCTGGATCGAGAAGGCTGTGCCGGATGTTCTCGCGCCCGGCGCCATTCTGTATGGTCAGGTGGTCGAGCGGTATCCGGCCCTGAAATCGGCGATCGTGGCGTGCGGTGAGGCGGGGCGTGTACAGCTCCGTGACCGTGAGGTGCCGCCCGATGATCGCGGCTTTCTGGTGCAGGTAACAGCAGCAGCACAGCGCAGCGCCCTCAGCGGTAACGACAAGCACGCCCGTGCCAGTGCCGAGCTGACCTTTGCCGGACGCAATCTGATTTATATGCCCTATGCCGCCGACAAGGTCCGGGCATCAAAGCGTGCCGACGGTCCCGATCTTGAGACGCTGTCAGCCCTGCTTGGACAACACAACGGCGGCTGGATCGTTCGGCGACAGGCGGCTGCGGCAACGCTCGACGGCCTGACGGCTGAGGCGGCCGCACTCGTGGCGCAGGCAGGCGCGCTGGTACGCGATCAGTACGAACCGGGCCTGATTGCTGCCGCGCCCAATCTGGCCCATCGTGCGATCCTTGAGGCACCTTTCAGCACCATGGATGCCGATGTGATGACCGAGGGGGATGTCGCACTTGCCCTGTGGCAGACGGCAACCGAAGCGCTCGGGCTCGACAAGGCCGCGCAGGCCTATGATGACGCCAGAACCGGACTGTTCGAGAGCCTCGATCTGCCAACCAGAATTGCCGCACTGGCCAATCCGCTGGTCTCGTTCAAAGAAGGGCGGGCGGTGATCCAGCATACCGAGGCGCTGACCGTTATCGACCTCGATCTTGCGCGCAAATCTGCTCTGGATGATGCCCTGACCGGGATTGTCGCCCAGTGCCGTCTCCGCAATATTTCCGGTGCTGTGGTTGTGGATCTGCCCGATTGGGTTGATACTCGGCAGGTCAGCAAGCGGGCAGGGCAGCTGTTCAGTGCCCATCCGCAATCGGTGGCGGTGCATGGCGTCAGCCGTGGTGGCCTGCTCGAACTGGCGATACCGCGGCGCTATCCGATGCTGCATGAAATCTATATGTTCCCCGAGGATTGATATGGCTGATCCGGTTGGCATTGATGGACACAAGAAGGCGGTCGCCAAAAAACTGGCGCGCAGCAAATGTCCCATGTGCGGAGAGCCGACCGTGCAGCAATTCCGTCCTTTCTGCTCCAAGCGCTGTGCCCATCTCGACCTCGCCAAATGGCTGAACGAGGATTACGCAATCCCGGTGCGTGAAGAGGATTTGCGCGACGATGAACGGGTGGATGTTGATCCGGGCGATGCTTAAGCAAAAATTGTCCGGTCAGATGCAGATCATGACTGGACAGCACGCGGCTGGTTTTCTATAAGCCTCGAACCAACACGGCTGATGGCCATCCGCGCCATCCCCGACCATGGTTTGCCCAGATAGCTCAGTTGGTAGAGCAGGGGATTGAAAATCCCCGTGTCGGTGGTTCGAATCCGCCTCTGGGCACCATTTACTTTCAATGAATGCCGTTCCCCAAATAGTTTCGGGTATTGACGTGGCAGATTGATTTCTGTCGTGCTCCTCTCCCGTTTGTTTAATTGAGATTAAATTAGACGTTGCGCATAGGTTTTGTTTGCGACCCGGATTGTGCCCGGGTATGACATTAGCCTCACGCGTTATGTCGTGTGGGGTGGTCGCCAGTCGGAGGGGCAGGAGACGACCGTTTCGTCTTGCGCTTTGTTTCTTATGTAAACATTGGCTGTACGAACGATAGCGGTCCCATGTCTGCCGCTCAGTCTCTGGGCAAAAACAACAGGGAGACATCTGTTCTGGGCAATTTATTGAGCAGATGGCCAATTCAAAAACAAGCAAAACACCAAGGGGCAATTCATCATGGTTGATACGGTTCTCGGCATTGGGGATGACAGCTTTGCCGGTACAGCTGATGCGGACAGCATCCATGGCGGTAATGGGAATGACTACCTCACTGGCGGCGACGGCAATGACACCATTTATGGAGATAATGGTTCCGATTTCATTGAAGGTCAGGGGGGCGATGACCTGCTCTATGGCGGTGATGATGCGGAATACGATCTCTCTGGCGGTGATGGCGACGATACCCTTTACGGTGGTGATGGCGATGATCGACTGACAGGTCAGGCGGATGATGACCTGATCTATGGTGGCAAGGGCGATGATTCCAATCTTGTCGGTGGCAGTGGCGATGACACCATCTATGGCGATGGTGGCAGCGATCTGATCTATGGTGATCAGGATAGTGACCTGCTTTATGGCGGGGCTGGTAACGATACGCTCTATGGCGGTGCTGACAATGATGTGCTGGTTGGCGGTATGGATACCGACAGCCTCTATGGTGGAGAGGGCACGGATCTCTATATCGGCACCGGTGCCGAAATCCATGGAGACATTTTCTTTGGTTATGAAGATGGCGAGATCGTTCGTATTACCGATGCAACCAGCATTGTGCAGCAATCGGCAAATTACGACACCCTGACCGGTGACACCGAAATCACGCTGGTTGCCGATGGTTCCGACACCATCACCTTCACCATTGGGGGGGGCAGCTATGATATTGATACGGTTGCGTCTTCCGGTTCTGATGTTGTCTTCTCAGTCGTGCCGTTCGGTGATCTCGATGATGGTTCGAACCTGTATTACGGCGGTAATGCGGGCGATACGATCGATGCATTTGCCGGTGACGATACCATTTACGGCCTGACCGGTGATGACAGCATCTATGGCGGCGATGGCAATGATGTCATCAGTGGCGGCGATGGCAATGATGTTATCAGTGGCGGCGATGGTGAAGATTACCTTGTCGGGGATCCTCGCTTTAAAGGGGGCGTCTCAGGGAACGATACTTTCTACGGCGGGGCTGGTAACGATACGCTCGTTGGCGGGTACGGTAA encodes:
- a CDS encoding translation initiation factor IF-1 — its product is MAKEDLMEFNGTVAELLPNAMFRVKLDNDHEILAHTSGKMRKNRIRVLAGDRVTVEMTPYDLTKGRITFRFK
- a CDS encoding septum formation protein Maf, whose translation is MASHPSPALVLASASPRRVDLLQQIGIAPDRILPADIDESPLRGELPIDHARRLAAGKAEAVLSALQTAADLPTPYIVLAGDTVVALGRRILPKAETDRDVADCLTLLSGRNHRVLSAVHMLTSDGRSASRLVATKVTFKRLSDQESAAYVTSGEGLGKAGGYAIQGRAAGFISGMSGSYTGVVGLPLFETSQMLSGLGYRNSNAT